The following coding sequences lie in one Cotesia glomerata isolate CgM1 linkage group LG5, MPM_Cglom_v2.3, whole genome shotgun sequence genomic window:
- the LOC123264600 gene encoding histone-lysine N-methyltransferase 2D-like isoform X2 yields MSVSVYLFSKLLIMTLIINKVSSACTKVKNEDMIEYSCENGTLADLYSIPERTEKIRIANIDLSHLTADTFGRFGDDLWVLSCSHCSIQEIDDDAFKTLTSLQQLRLDNNNLRAVKAQWFQGLKYLTYLDFNYNEIESIEDGVFANLPGLVDLRIAGNKLQCLNVDEMSHLVDLKRVFLNRNPEFKCPNAVNQLMQSKNINYERDDAWDKITHDLIQPKSAKLLSKVLESVTETLRIYDRPESGTEDPRSYERPEDPRIHEIPESRKYDPRVHGRPEDPRIHEKPEDPRIHERPEDSRIHERPEDPRIHEIPESRTYNPRVHGRPEDSRIHERPEDPRIHEIPDSRTYDPKIHERPEDPRIHEIPESRTYDPRIHGRPEDPRIHERPDMTPDDPRIHERPEDPRIHERPEDPRIHEIPESRTYDPRIHGRPEDPRIHERPEDPRIHERPNMTPEDPRIHERPEDPRIHERPEDPRISERPENPRIHELLNMRPEDPRIHEILNMRPEDPRIHEILNMRPEDPRLPEILESLKNNPRLYEPENQNIYDPPESITDLPTAPPRPDEESRNHPRPELMTEPPKIYQRFDLTNPPEVYENYETTPMYRERLIITHNSELPSSTSNINYPVTSMHYPTSVTYPDKSDTYSRPEASRNFPEIPTPPVSVPQEPYYPRSSTFAPYSEVNAHRLPTSTSKISWTSNSEDINTFDDIYYPIEADPLSREDNHNINYPEPGHNPTRPFEHEKEVTDKLASLPLGNPHTLENYQQVDEMPPVTIFTAEEQTNGPVTTTTDKPLPSCSSSSSIGFGGFIAILCFAVSHSILRTI; encoded by the exons aTGTCTGTGTCAGTGTATCTGTTTTCTAAGCTCTTAATTATGactttgataatcaacaaagtATCATCAGCATGTACAAAAGTGAAAAATGAAGACATGATTGAGTACTCTTGTGAGAATGGTACTCTTGCTGACCTTTACTCGATCCCTGAACGAACTGAAAAAATCCGCATAGCAAACATAGACTTGTCCCATTTAACCGCGGACACTTTCGGTAGATTTGGCGACGACCTGTGGGTCCTCTCATGCTCTCACTGTTCAATCCAAGAGATAGATGACGACGCTTTTAAAACTCTTACCAGCTTGCAGCAGCTGAGGTTggataacaataatttacGTGCTGTAAAAGCCCAGTGGTTCCAAGGTTTGAAGTATTTAACCTACTTGGATTTTAATTACAACGAGATTGAGAGTATCGAAGACGGGGTTTTTGCTAATCTGCCCGGTCTTGTAGATCTGAGGATTGCTGGGAATAAATTACAGTGTTTAAATGTTGATGAAATGTCGCACTTAGTGGACTTGAAACGCGTATTTTTGAACCGTAATCCCGAATTCAAGTGCCCGAATGCGGTGAATCAGTTGATGCAGTCCaagaatattaattatgaacGTGATGATGCTTGGGATAAAATTACTCATGATTTAATTCAACCTAAATCTGCTAAGTTATTGTCTAAGGTCTTGGAGTCGGTTACTGAAACTTTGAGAATTTATGATAGACCTGAGTCGGGAACTGAAGATCCAAGGAGTTATGAAAGACCTGAGGATCCAAGAATTCATGAAATTcctgaatcaagaaaatatgaTCCAAGAGTTCATGGAAGACCTGAAGATCCAAGAATTCATGAAAAACCTGAAGATCCAAGAATTCATGAAAGACCAGAGGATTCAAGAATTCATGAAAGACCTGAAGATCCAAGAATTCATGAAATTCCTGAATCAAGAACATATAATCCAAGAGTTCATGGAAGACCTGAAGATTCAAGAATTCATGAAAGACCTGAAGATCCAAGAATTCATGAAATTCCTGATTCAAGAACATATGATCCAAAAATTCATGAAAGACCTGAAGATCCAAGAATTCATGAAATTCCTGAATCAAGAACATATGATCCAAGAATTCATGGAAGACCTGAAGATCCAAGAATTCATGAAAGACCTGACATGACACCTGATGATCCAAGAATTCATGAA AGACCTGAAGATCCAAGAATTCATGAAAGACCAGAGGATCCAAGAATTCATGAAATACCTGAATCAAGAACATATGATCCAAGAATTCATGGAAGACCTGAAGATCCAAGAATTCATGAAAGACCTGAAGATCCAAGAATTCATGAAAGACCTAACATGACACCTGAAGATCCAAGAATTCATGAAAGACCAGAAGATCCAAGAATTCATGAAAGACCTGAAGATCCAAGAATTTCAGAAAGACCAGAAAATCCAAGAATTcatgaattattaaacatGAGACCAGAAGATCCAAGAATTCATGAAATCCTTAACATGAGACCAGAAGATCCAAGAATTCATGAAATTCTTAACATGCGACCTGAAGATCCAAGACTTCCTGAAATCCTTGaatcactaaaaaataatcccCGACTTTACGAACctgaaaatcaaaatatttatgacccacctgaatcAATCACCGACCTACCTACAGCTCCTCCAAGACCTGATGAAGAATCAAGAAACCATCCAAGGCCAGAATTAATGACAGAGCCACCGAAAATCTACCAAAGATTCGACCTAACAAACCCACCTGAAGTATACGAAAATTACGAAACAACGCCGATGTATCGTGAACGTTTAATAATAACTCATAACTCAGAATTGCCTTCTAGTACgagtaatattaattatccagTAACAAGCATGCATTACCCAACATCTGTTACTTATCCTGATAAATCAGACACTTATTCTCGACCTGAAGCTTCAAGAAATTTTCCAGAAATACCAACCCCACCAGTGTCAGTGCCACAAGAGCCTTATTATCCGCGATCATCGACCTTTGCTCCATATAGCGAAGTAAACGCGCACCGCCTGCCAACATCCACGTCCAAAATATCCTGGACGTCAAACTCCGAGGACATCAACACTTTTGACGACATATACTACCCGATTGAGGCGGACCCGCTGTCCCGGGAAGACAAccacaatattaattatccagAGCCTGGACATAATCCTACCAGGCCTTTTGAACATGAGAAAGAAGTCACCGATAAATTAGCAAGCTTGCCTTTGGGCAATCCTCACACGcttgaaaattatcaacagGTTGATGAAATGCCGCCGGTGACTATTTTTACTGCTGAAGAACAGACCAATGGACCCGTGACAACGACCACGGACAAGCCTCTGCCTAGCTGCAGCTCTTCTTCCTCAATCGGGTTCGGCGGTTTTATTGCTATACTTTGTTTCGCGGTTTCCCATTCGATTTTACGAACGATCTAG
- the LOC123264600 gene encoding pollen-specific leucine-rich repeat extensin-like protein 2 isoform X1, which yields MSVSVYLFSKLLIMTLIINKVSSACTKVKNEDMIEYSCENGTLADLYSIPERTEKIRIANIDLSHLTADTFGRFGDDLWVLSCSHCSIQEIDDDAFKTLTSLQQLRLDNNNLRAVKAQWFQGLKYLTYLDFNYNEIESIEDGVFANLPGLVDLRIAGNKLQCLNVDEMSHLVDLKRVFLNRNPEFKCPNAVNQLMQSKNINYERDDAWDKITHDLIQPKSAKLLSKVLESVTETLRIYDRPESGTEDPRSYERPEDPRIHEIPESRKYDPRVHGRPEDPRIHEKPEDPRIHERPEDSRIHERPEDPRIHEIPESRTYNPRVHGRPEDSRIHERPEDPRIHEIPDSRTYDPKIHERPEDPRIHEIPESRTYDPRIHGRPEDPRIHERPDMTPDDPRIHEIPESRTNDSRIYERPEDPRIHERPEDPRIHEIPESRTYDPRIHGRPEDPRIHERPEDPRIHERPNMTPEDPRIHERPEDPRIHERPEDPRISERPENPRIHELLNMRPEDPRIHEILNMRPEDPRIHEILNMRPEDPRLPEILESLKNNPRLYEPENQNIYDPPESITDLPTAPPRPDEESRNHPRPELMTEPPKIYQRFDLTNPPEVYENYETTPMYRERLIITHNSELPSSTSNINYPVTSMHYPTSVTYPDKSDTYSRPEASRNFPEIPTPPVSVPQEPYYPRSSTFAPYSEVNAHRLPTSTSKISWTSNSEDINTFDDIYYPIEADPLSREDNHNINYPEPGHNPTRPFEHEKEVTDKLASLPLGNPHTLENYQQVDEMPPVTIFTAEEQTNGPVTTTTDKPLPSCSSSSSIGFGGFIAILCFAVSHSILRTI from the coding sequence aTGTCTGTGTCAGTGTATCTGTTTTCTAAGCTCTTAATTATGactttgataatcaacaaagtATCATCAGCATGTACAAAAGTGAAAAATGAAGACATGATTGAGTACTCTTGTGAGAATGGTACTCTTGCTGACCTTTACTCGATCCCTGAACGAACTGAAAAAATCCGCATAGCAAACATAGACTTGTCCCATTTAACCGCGGACACTTTCGGTAGATTTGGCGACGACCTGTGGGTCCTCTCATGCTCTCACTGTTCAATCCAAGAGATAGATGACGACGCTTTTAAAACTCTTACCAGCTTGCAGCAGCTGAGGTTggataacaataatttacGTGCTGTAAAAGCCCAGTGGTTCCAAGGTTTGAAGTATTTAACCTACTTGGATTTTAATTACAACGAGATTGAGAGTATCGAAGACGGGGTTTTTGCTAATCTGCCCGGTCTTGTAGATCTGAGGATTGCTGGGAATAAATTACAGTGTTTAAATGTTGATGAAATGTCGCACTTAGTGGACTTGAAACGCGTATTTTTGAACCGTAATCCCGAATTCAAGTGCCCGAATGCGGTGAATCAGTTGATGCAGTCCaagaatattaattatgaacGTGATGATGCTTGGGATAAAATTACTCATGATTTAATTCAACCTAAATCTGCTAAGTTATTGTCTAAGGTCTTGGAGTCGGTTACTGAAACTTTGAGAATTTATGATAGACCTGAGTCGGGAACTGAAGATCCAAGGAGTTATGAAAGACCTGAGGATCCAAGAATTCATGAAATTcctgaatcaagaaaatatgaTCCAAGAGTTCATGGAAGACCTGAAGATCCAAGAATTCATGAAAAACCTGAAGATCCAAGAATTCATGAAAGACCAGAGGATTCAAGAATTCATGAAAGACCTGAAGATCCAAGAATTCATGAAATTCCTGAATCAAGAACATATAATCCAAGAGTTCATGGAAGACCTGAAGATTCAAGAATTCATGAAAGACCTGAAGATCCAAGAATTCATGAAATTCCTGATTCAAGAACATATGATCCAAAAATTCATGAAAGACCTGAAGATCCAAGAATTCATGAAATTCCTGAATCAAGAACATATGATCCAAGAATTCATGGAAGACCTGAAGATCCAAGAATTCATGAAAGACCTGACATGACACCTGATGATCCAAGAATTCATGAAATACCTGAATCAAGAACaaatgattcaagaatttatgAAAGACCTGAAGATCCAAGAATTCATGAAAGACCAGAGGATCCAAGAATTCATGAAATACCTGAATCAAGAACATATGATCCAAGAATTCATGGAAGACCTGAAGATCCAAGAATTCATGAAAGACCTGAAGATCCAAGAATTCATGAAAGACCTAACATGACACCTGAAGATCCAAGAATTCATGAAAGACCAGAAGATCCAAGAATTCATGAAAGACCTGAAGATCCAAGAATTTCAGAAAGACCAGAAAATCCAAGAATTcatgaattattaaacatGAGACCAGAAGATCCAAGAATTCATGAAATCCTTAACATGAGACCAGAAGATCCAAGAATTCATGAAATTCTTAACATGCGACCTGAAGATCCAAGACTTCCTGAAATCCTTGaatcactaaaaaataatcccCGACTTTACGAACctgaaaatcaaaatatttatgacccacctgaatcAATCACCGACCTACCTACAGCTCCTCCAAGACCTGATGAAGAATCAAGAAACCATCCAAGGCCAGAATTAATGACAGAGCCACCGAAAATCTACCAAAGATTCGACCTAACAAACCCACCTGAAGTATACGAAAATTACGAAACAACGCCGATGTATCGTGAACGTTTAATAATAACTCATAACTCAGAATTGCCTTCTAGTACgagtaatattaattatccagTAACAAGCATGCATTACCCAACATCTGTTACTTATCCTGATAAATCAGACACTTATTCTCGACCTGAAGCTTCAAGAAATTTTCCAGAAATACCAACCCCACCAGTGTCAGTGCCACAAGAGCCTTATTATCCGCGATCATCGACCTTTGCTCCATATAGCGAAGTAAACGCGCACCGCCTGCCAACATCCACGTCCAAAATATCCTGGACGTCAAACTCCGAGGACATCAACACTTTTGACGACATATACTACCCGATTGAGGCGGACCCGCTGTCCCGGGAAGACAAccacaatattaattatccagAGCCTGGACATAATCCTACCAGGCCTTTTGAACATGAGAAAGAAGTCACCGATAAATTAGCAAGCTTGCCTTTGGGCAATCCTCACACGcttgaaaattatcaacagGTTGATGAAATGCCGCCGGTGACTATTTTTACTGCTGAAGAACAGACCAATGGACCCGTGACAACGACCACGGACAAGCCTCTGCCTAGCTGCAGCTCTTCTTCCTCAATCGGGTTCGGCGGTTTTATTGCTATACTTTGTTTCGCGGTTTCCCATTCGATTTTACGAACGATCTAG